Proteins from a single region of Flavobacterium sp. K5-23:
- the hemA gene encoding glutamyl-tRNA reductase, giving the protein MENNNLSKHHYFYSVGLSYKKADADMRGKFSLDASAIIRLLEQAKSEGIESLIVSSTCNRTEIYGFAEHPFQLIKLICENSNGTVEEFQKVGFVYKNQEAISHMFRVGTGLDSQILGDFEIISQIKSSFIQSKAMGLANNFMERLVNAVIQASKKIKTDTEISSGATSVSFASVQYIIKNVENIGNKNILLFGTGKIGRNTCENLVKHTKNEHITLINRTKDKAERLAGKLNLIVKDYSELHLELQKADVVVVATGAQNPTVDKAILNLKKPLLILDLSIPKNVHENVADLEGVTLIHMDHLSQMTDETLENRKNHIPAAEAIIEEIKEEFNIWTKGRKFAPTINALKEKLNAIKNSELDFQSRKIVGFNEEQAEIISARIIQKITTHFANHLKDDDTMVDESIEWIEKVFKIGVLAK; this is encoded by the coding sequence ATGGAAAATAATAACCTATCTAAGCATCATTATTTTTACTCTGTTGGATTAAGCTATAAAAAAGCAGACGCCGATATGAGAGGGAAATTTAGTCTTGATGCATCAGCAATAATACGTTTACTTGAGCAGGCAAAAAGCGAAGGAATAGAAAGCCTAATCGTAAGTTCTACTTGTAATCGTACAGAAATTTACGGATTTGCTGAGCACCCTTTTCAATTGATAAAATTGATTTGTGAAAATAGTAACGGTACTGTTGAAGAGTTTCAAAAAGTAGGTTTTGTATATAAAAATCAAGAAGCGATAAGCCATATGTTTCGTGTAGGAACAGGTTTAGACAGTCAGATTTTAGGAGATTTTGAAATCATTTCTCAAATAAAAAGCAGCTTTATCCAATCTAAAGCAATGGGATTAGCTAATAATTTCATGGAACGTTTAGTAAATGCGGTTATTCAGGCCAGCAAAAAAATCAAAACAGATACCGAAATAAGTTCAGGGGCTACTTCAGTCTCTTTTGCCTCTGTTCAGTACATCATTAAAAACGTTGAAAACATCGGTAATAAAAACATCTTGTTGTTTGGTACCGGTAAAATAGGGAGAAACACCTGTGAAAACTTGGTAAAACACACCAAAAACGAGCATATTACCTTAATTAACAGAACGAAGGACAAGGCCGAAAGATTAGCTGGAAAACTAAATTTAATAGTAAAAGATTATTCTGAATTGCATCTGGAACTTCAAAAAGCAGATGTGGTGGTTGTTGCAACGGGAGCTCAAAACCCTACGGTTGACAAAGCCATACTGAATTTAAAAAAGCCATTGTTGATTTTAGATTTATCGATTCCTAAAAACGTACATGAAAATGTGGCCGATTTAGAAGGAGTTACTTTAATCCATATGGATCATTTGTCTCAAATGACAGATGAAACCTTAGAGAACAGAAAAAATCATATTCCTGCAGCCGAGGCAATTATCGAAGAAATAAAAGAAGAATTTAATATTTGGACCAAAGGAAGAAAATTTGCTCCAACAATCAATGCGCTTAAAGAAAAACTGAATGCCATTAAAAATTCTGAATTGGATTTCCAAAGCAGAAAAATCGTTGGCTTCAATGAAGAACAAGCTGAAATTATAAGCGCAAGAATCATTCAAAAAATAACCACACACTTTGCTAACCACTTAAAAGATGATGACACTATGGTGGATGAAAGCATCGAGTGGATTGAAAAAGTTTTTAAAATAGGTGTTTTAGCAAAATAA
- a CDS encoding uroporphyrinogen-III synthase, which produces MSQISILSTKTLSTEQRQAFLEANLDVLEQDFIEIKNNIFELNKINTNLIFSSQNAVLSLMEQNDWEVLKTKSVFCVGIKTKELLELNGFQVDVYMDYASELAEIITLIYNKESYTFLSGNLRKETLPKALKRGGITFNEIEVYQTKLAPFKISDKEKFDGIMFFSPSAVESYLTNNKIKNEICFCVGNTTAKTLETNKIKNIVIAETPTIEEVIEEVIEYYKTESI; this is translated from the coding sequence ATGAGCCAAATAAGCATTTTATCAACCAAAACATTGTCAACTGAACAAAGGCAAGCATTTCTTGAGGCTAATTTAGATGTTTTAGAACAAGATTTCATCGAAATAAAAAACAACATTTTCGAATTGAATAAAATCAACACTAATTTGATTTTTAGTAGTCAAAATGCTGTTTTAAGTTTAATGGAACAAAACGATTGGGAAGTTCTTAAAACTAAAAGTGTTTTTTGTGTTGGAATTAAAACCAAAGAATTACTTGAATTGAATGGTTTTCAAGTGGATGTTTATATGGATTATGCATCTGAACTGGCTGAAATTATTACTTTAATTTATAACAAGGAAAGTTATACTTTTTTAAGCGGGAATTTGCGCAAGGAAACGTTGCCGAAAGCGTTAAAAAGAGGAGGAATAACATTTAATGAAATAGAAGTTTATCAAACCAAGTTAGCGCCTTTCAAAATATCGGATAAAGAGAAATTTGATGGAATTATGTTTTTCAGCCCATCTGCCGTTGAAAGTTATTTGACAAACAACAAAATCAAGAACGAAATTTGTTTTTGCGTAGGCAATACTACGGCAAAAACATTAGAAACAAATAAAATTAAAAACATTGTAATTGCCGAAACACCTACAATTGAAGAGGTGATTGAGGAAGTTATTGAATATTATAAAACAGAAAGTATCTAG
- a CDS encoding GxxExxY protein has product MTQKQVTQLSYEITGFAIKVHKNLGPGLLESVYEQCLKFELEKNGYEVKQQLIVKIDYDGLELESNLRIDLLVNDCIVVELKAIENVLPIHEAQLLTYMKLLEKPQGLLINFNTMNITKSLKPLVNEYFSRLDSY; this is encoded by the coding sequence ATGACGCAGAAGCAAGTTACACAACTGTCTTACGAAATAACAGGTTTTGCCATTAAAGTACACAAAAATCTAGGGCCTGGACTTTTAGAAAGCGTTTATGAACAATGTTTGAAATTTGAGTTAGAAAAAAATGGTTATGAAGTAAAACAGCAATTGATTGTTAAGATTGATTACGATGGTCTCGAATTAGAATCAAATTTAAGGATAGATCTTTTAGTAAACGATTGTATAGTTGTGGAATTAAAAGCGATAGAAAATGTGTTACCAATTCATGAAGCTCAATTATTGACTTATATGAAGTTACTTGAAAAACCTCAAGGGTTGCTAATTAATTTTAATACAATGAATATAACAAAATCATTAAAACCCCTTGTGAATGAATATTTTTCAAGATTGGATAGTTATTGA
- the hemC gene encoding hydroxymethylbilane synthase, which yields MAEKTIRIGTRDSELALWQAHTVEKKLNDLGYKTEIVAVKSTGDIILDKPLYELGITGIFTKTLDVAMITGQVDIAVHSMKDVPTALPIGIVQAAVLERANTVDVLAYKENLDFLESNGTIATGSLRRQAQWLNRYPNHKVVDLRGNVNLRMRKLADNDWNGAVFAAAGLERINLKSENQIALDWMIPAPAQGAMLVVAMGNDNFTLDALSHLNDIETEIATYIERQFLKTLEGGCTAPIGALAKYNEEEDTIHFQGALFSLDGKEKIEIDKIVPIEEWKKLGFYSAQEILNNGGTKLMTEIKNNLKK from the coding sequence ATGGCAGAAAAAACAATACGAATAGGAACTCGCGATAGCGAACTCGCGCTTTGGCAAGCTCATACAGTAGAAAAAAAACTGAATGATTTAGGATATAAAACCGAAATTGTTGCCGTAAAATCTACGGGAGATATCATCCTTGATAAACCTCTTTACGAACTTGGAATCACCGGAATTTTCACTAAAACGCTCGATGTTGCCATGATCACCGGTCAGGTGGATATCGCAGTGCATTCTATGAAAGATGTTCCTACGGCTTTGCCTATAGGGATTGTCCAAGCCGCAGTTTTAGAAAGAGCAAATACAGTTGATGTGTTGGCCTATAAAGAAAATTTAGATTTTTTGGAATCGAATGGAACTATTGCTACCGGAAGTTTACGACGCCAAGCTCAATGGTTAAATAGATACCCAAATCATAAAGTAGTTGATTTAAGAGGGAATGTTAATTTGCGTATGCGAAAATTAGCAGACAATGACTGGAATGGCGCTGTGTTTGCAGCAGCCGGACTGGAAAGAATAAATCTTAAATCCGAAAACCAAATTGCTTTGGACTGGATGATTCCAGCTCCTGCACAAGGCGCAATGTTAGTTGTAGCTATGGGAAATGACAATTTTACTTTGGATGCCTTATCGCATTTAAATGATATAGAAACTGAGATAGCCACTTATATTGAACGTCAGTTTTTGAAAACATTAGAAGGTGGTTGTACGGCTCCTATTGGTGCTTTGGCAAAATATAATGAAGAAGAGGACACTATCCATTTTCAAGGTGCTTTATTCTCATTAGACGGAAAAGAAAAAATTGAAATCGATAAAATTGTTCCTATCGAAGAATGGAAAAAATTAGGTTTCTATTCAGCACAGGAAATTTTAAATAATGGAGGAACAAAATTGATGACGGAAATTAAAAATAATTTGAAGAAATAA